Proteins from a genomic interval of Nostoc sp. KVJ3:
- a CDS encoding cupredoxin domain-containing protein, whose translation MFNKSKIFGSIAGLGLLFGTASSVATAQMPTEMPTHSSEQTSQFRRIEQPLALKIGVTLGGLGLIGLELWWFLFSKNKATKANIDQGIQELTINVDGGYEPSRVIVKFGQPVRLNFFRRDPSSCLEKVLLPDFHIAQDLALNHVTPIEFTPPKPGQYQFTCGMNMFRGVVEVQ comes from the coding sequence ATGTTCAACAAAAGTAAGATTTTTGGGAGCATTGCCGGGTTAGGACTTCTGTTTGGTACAGCATCAAGCGTAGCAACAGCACAAATGCCAACCGAAATGCCAACACATTCATCAGAACAAACCAGTCAATTTCGCCGTATTGAGCAACCACTAGCATTAAAAATCGGTGTTACTTTGGGAGGTTTAGGGTTAATTGGATTGGAACTGTGGTGGTTTCTATTCAGTAAAAACAAAGCTACAAAAGCTAATATTGATCAAGGAATACAAGAGCTAACAATTAATGTAGATGGAGGCTATGAACCTTCTCGTGTAATTGTAAAATTTGGTCAACCTGTACGGCTAAATTTCTTTCGCCGCGACCCCAGTAGCTGTTTAGAGAAAGTTTTACTACCTGATTTTCATATTGCTCAAGATTTAGCTCTTAACCATGTCACTCCCATTGAATTTACACCTCCCAAACCAGGTCAATATCAATTTACCTGTGGGATGAATATGTTTCGTGGTGTAGTGGAAGTCCAGTAG
- a CDS encoding class I SAM-dependent methyltransferase yields MTETKVRKQYDRLAAIYDQRWSNYVANTLSFLKSWAQISPSDVVLDIACGTGEFERLILIEQPMQQIVGVDISDKMLLMAKQKCCNYPNVSFYNVPASALPFASNSFDVVISASSFHYFDEPDAALAEMKRVLKPDGKLVILDWCRDYLLCQICDIILKVFDPAYKQCYSQAEFHYLLTSAGFNICRATKVRFGLIWELMVATATASC; encoded by the coding sequence ATGACCGAAACTAAAGTTCGCAAACAGTATGATCGGTTGGCAGCAATATATGACCAACGCTGGAGCAATTACGTTGCTAATACTTTGTCATTTCTCAAAAGCTGGGCACAGATATCTCCATCAGATGTTGTGCTGGATATCGCTTGTGGGACAGGGGAATTTGAGCGGCTAATTTTAATTGAACAGCCGATGCAACAGATAGTTGGGGTAGACATTTCAGACAAGATGCTACTCATGGCTAAACAAAAATGTTGTAACTACCCTAATGTCTCGTTTTACAACGTACCAGCCTCAGCATTACCTTTTGCAAGTAACAGTTTCGATGTGGTCATATCTGCTAGTTCGTTTCACTATTTTGATGAGCCTGACGCTGCATTAGCAGAAATGAAAAGGGTTCTGAAGCCTGATGGTAAATTAGTGATTTTGGATTGGTGCAGAGATTATTTATTGTGTCAAATATGCGATATTATTCTGAAAGTTTTTGATCCAGCATACAAGCAGTGTTATTCCCAAGCTGAATTTCATTACCTACTTACATCCGCAGGTTTTAACATTTGTCGCGCAACTAAGGTTCGTTTTGGCTTGATATGGGAATTGATGGTAGCAACAGCAACAGCTAGTTGCTGA
- a CDS encoding sulfite exporter TauE/SafE family protein, translating into MTTIQLLVLITVFLIASVISVITGSTSLITVPIMLQFGVEPRTALATNMLALTFMSVGGTLPFIGKGVIDRRRLPRLIVLTLAGSILGALLVLVVPSKSMPLIISISMIVVTVLSIANRNAGVVPAEVIPSRIAEIAGYIVTFLLGIYGGFFSGGYVTLLTAAYVMLFRMTFVQAIATTKLINIFSSFVATLIFMMQGIVDYKLGVILGFTMFIGGIIGGHITLSLSSMWLQRIYLTVVSILAFVTLRKSWQSNQSASHD; encoded by the coding sequence TTGACAACCATCCAATTACTTGTCCTTATTACAGTTTTCTTAATAGCAAGCGTTATTAGCGTCATCACTGGTAGCACTTCCCTAATTACCGTACCTATAATGCTTCAGTTTGGGGTTGAACCGCGCACTGCCCTTGCTACTAATATGCTGGCACTAACATTCATGAGCGTTGGTGGCACATTACCTTTTATTGGTAAAGGAGTAATTGACCGCCGTCGCTTACCACGACTAATAGTTCTAACCCTGGCAGGATCAATTTTGGGAGCATTGCTTGTTCTGGTTGTGCCGTCAAAATCAATGCCACTTATTATCTCTATCTCAATGATTGTAGTTACCGTGTTATCAATTGCCAACAGGAATGCTGGAGTAGTTCCAGCAGAGGTAATACCTTCGCGGATAGCAGAAATCGCAGGCTATATAGTCACTTTCCTACTTGGTATTTACGGCGGCTTTTTCAGTGGTGGGTATGTTACCTTACTAACGGCAGCCTATGTGATGTTATTTCGCATGACATTTGTTCAAGCAATAGCTACAACTAAGCTGATTAATATATTTTCTTCATTCGTTGCCACTTTAATATTCATGATGCAGGGCATTGTGGATTACAAACTAGGTGTGATCCTTGGTTTTACGATGTTCATAGGTGGAATTATTGGCGGACATATTACCCTTAGCTTGAGTAGTATGTGGCTACAGCGTATCTACCTCACAGTTGTGAGTATTCTTGCATTCGTAACACTGCGTAAATCCTGGCAATCCAATCAATCAGCTAGCCATGACTAG
- a CDS encoding heavy metal-responsive transcriptional regulator, with protein sequence MLTHDKKLLLIGQVTALSGVPIRTIRYYESLGLLNSSERTEGGFRQFSLDVLTRLAFIKRAQNLGLSLEEIRDILNIYDEGKLPCGEVKQKLEDKVNEIECQIEELLTLRDELTGLLSGWDNFTGKRKDTICPIIQ encoded by the coding sequence ATGTTAACCCACGATAAAAAGCTGCTTTTAATTGGTCAGGTAACAGCTTTAAGCGGAGTTCCTATCAGGACAATTCGCTATTATGAAAGTCTAGGTTTACTCAATTCTTCTGAGAGAACAGAGGGTGGCTTCCGACAATTTTCGTTAGATGTGCTTACCCGTTTAGCATTTATTAAACGGGCGCAAAATCTTGGTCTTAGTCTTGAAGAGATCAGAGACATTCTTAATATATATGATGAGGGAAAGCTGCCTTGTGGTGAAGTTAAACAAAAGCTGGAAGATAAGGTAAATGAAATTGAGTGCCAGATTGAAGAGCTATTAACTTTAAGAGATGAACTAACAGGTTTACTCTCAGGTTGGGATAATTTTACAGGTAAACGAAAGGATACGATATGTCCCATCATTCAGTAA